A region from the Saccharomonospora azurea NA-128 genome encodes:
- a CDS encoding DsbA family protein: MGGAERTARKRRQQQLAGKTDGGKVVAAARRGGGDGKRIAAIVGVVVVVLAVVIGGLVWTNASKNATEGQAIEPATTQVDLPERRDGAVVVLGDENAPVTIDVYADFLCPVCASFEHQYGPQLKDKVASGQVQVRQHMLPMLMERSDPPGYSLDSANAALLAADEGKFVEFHDSLFAQQPEEGKRGYDKDQLIQLGRDLGITGEAFADGVRSGKYDGLLEQEMQRVSNDTSLHRDFGGGNVGFGTPTVVANGKIVDLGDTAWLDKVAPAS; encoded by the coding sequence GTGGGCGGAGCGGAGCGGACGGCGAGGAAGCGGCGTCAACAGCAGTTGGCGGGCAAGACTGACGGCGGCAAGGTCGTCGCCGCCGCACGGCGTGGCGGTGGGGACGGCAAGCGGATCGCCGCGATCGTCGGCGTCGTCGTGGTGGTGCTCGCCGTCGTGATCGGCGGACTCGTGTGGACGAACGCCTCGAAGAACGCCACGGAGGGGCAGGCGATCGAGCCTGCGACCACGCAGGTCGATCTGCCCGAACGCAGGGACGGCGCCGTCGTGGTGCTCGGGGACGAGAACGCACCCGTGACCATCGACGTGTACGCCGACTTCCTCTGCCCGGTGTGCGCGAGCTTCGAGCACCAGTACGGCCCGCAGCTCAAGGACAAGGTGGCGTCGGGGCAGGTGCAGGTGCGCCAGCACATGCTGCCGATGCTGATGGAGAGGTCCGACCCGCCCGGTTACTCGCTCGACTCGGCCAACGCGGCTCTACTCGCGGCTGACGAGGGCAAGTTCGTCGAGTTCCACGACAGCCTGTTCGCGCAGCAGCCCGAGGAGGGCAAGCGCGGCTACGACAAGGACCAGCTCATCCAGCTCGGGCGCGACCTCGGCATCACGGGCGAGGCGTTCGCCGACGGAGTGCGCAGCGGCAAGTACGACGGGCTGCTCGAGCAGGAGATGCAGCGGGTGAGCAACGACACGAGCCTGCACCGCGACTTCGGGGGCGGCAACGTCGGTTTCGGCACGCCGACCGTCGTCGCGAACGGCAAGATCGTCGACCTCGGCGACACCGCGTGGCTCGACAAGGTGGCGCCCGCGTCCTGA